A stretch of the Sulfurimonas sp. HSL-1656 genome encodes the following:
- the mnmH gene encoding tRNA 2-selenouridine(34) synthase MnmH encodes MSQEINIGTVDEIEAIKRKNLPLTDAFRSIVLENRPLIDVRAQVEFEKGAFPGAVNLPLMTDEERHLIGIRYKEAGNAAAVSLGKQLVGPHKQERVEAWADFVNAHPDAWLYCFRGGQRSQIAQAWLEEAGVTLPRLKGGYKAFRHFLMTESERISGEADTLIISGRTGTGKTLLIHRLENAVDLEGIANHRGSSFGRHITPQPSQINFEDRLAYALIRHEAAHHRHLVIEHESHNVGRVYIPKPVYDNFLEGGLIILTATLDERVEITFDEYVTHALEEYRQMFAEQPERHWFDDANSGIDRIKRRLGDERFRQIKQLFAGAFAEQLSSGETEQHKPWIRMLLRDYYDPMYDYQIAKSPVPVLFRGNADEVIDYVRSREDRR; translated from the coding sequence ATGTCTCAGGAAATTAATATCGGTACAGTCGACGAGATCGAGGCGATAAAGCGCAAGAACCTTCCCCTCACCGACGCCTTCCGCAGCATCGTGCTGGAGAACCGCCCGCTCATCGACGTGCGCGCGCAGGTCGAATTTGAAAAGGGGGCCTTCCCCGGTGCCGTCAACCTGCCGCTGATGACCGACGAGGAGCGCCACCTTATCGGCATCCGCTACAAAGAAGCCGGCAACGCGGCGGCCGTGTCCCTTGGCAAACAGCTTGTCGGCCCGCACAAGCAGGAGCGGGTCGAAGCCTGGGCCGACTTTGTCAATGCGCACCCCGACGCCTGGCTCTACTGCTTCCGGGGCGGCCAGCGCTCCCAGATCGCCCAGGCGTGGCTGGAAGAGGCCGGCGTCACCCTGCCCCGCCTCAAGGGGGGCTACAAGGCGTTCCGCCATTTCCTGATGACCGAGAGCGAACGTATCAGCGGCGAGGCCGACACCCTCATCATCAGCGGCCGGACCGGGACGGGCAAGACCCTGCTGATCCACCGGCTGGAGAACGCCGTCGACCTTGAAGGCATCGCGAACCACCGCGGCTCCTCCTTCGGGCGGCACATCACCCCCCAGCCCTCCCAGATCAACTTCGAGGACCGCCTCGCCTATGCCCTGATCCGCCACGAGGCCGCGCACCACCGCCACCTCGTCATCGAACACGAAAGCCACAACGTCGGACGGGTCTACATCCCCAAGCCGGTCTATGACAACTTCCTCGAAGGGGGGCTTATCATCCTGACGGCCACGCTGGACGAACGGGTGGAGATCACCTTCGACGAGTATGTCACCCACGCCCTGGAGGAGTACCGCCAGATGTTCGCCGAACAGCCGGAGCGCCACTGGTTCGATGACGCTAACTCGGGCATCGACCGCATCAAACGGCGGCTCGGCGACGAGCGCTTCCGGCAGATCAAACAGCTCTTCGCCGGTGCCTTTGCCGAGCAGTTGAGCAGCGGGGAGACCGAACAGCACAAACCGTGGATCAGGATGCTGCTGCGCGACTACTACGACCCCATGTATGACTACCAGATCGCCAAAAGCCCCGTGCCCGTCCTCTTCCGCGGCAATGCCGATGAAGTGATCGACTATGTCCGCAGCCGTGAAGATCGACGCTGA
- the selD gene encoding selenide, water dikinase SelD, with protein sequence MNDIRLTQYSHGAGCGCKISPKQLDNILQSARENISYPALLVGNASNDDAAAFDLGNGTSVLSTTDFFMPIVDDPFTFGRIAATNAISDIYAMGGKPLMAISIFGWPIAKLPDEVAREVIEGGRSVCEAAGIPLAGGHSIDSPEPIFGLAVTGIVDNEHLKRNNAAEAGCELFLTKPIGIGILTTAQKQGKIAPGDIDPAVEAMTTLNAIGAAIAHMEGVTAVTDVTGFGLLGHLAEMVEGSGIGAVVRFDDVPLLPKVKEYLAMECVPGGTRRNFQSYGHKIGPMTPEQQDILCDAQTSGGLLCAVRQEAVADFLALAEAEGLSLKSIGETVERGTHLIDVV encoded by the coding sequence ATGAACGACATCCGACTGACCCAATACAGCCACGGCGCCGGCTGCGGCTGCAAGATCTCCCCCAAGCAGCTCGACAACATCCTCCAAAGTGCGCGCGAAAACATCAGCTACCCCGCCCTGCTCGTCGGCAACGCCAGCAACGACGACGCGGCGGCTTTTGACCTCGGCAACGGCACCTCGGTCCTCTCCACGACGGACTTCTTCATGCCGATCGTCGACGACCCCTTCACCTTCGGGCGCATCGCCGCGACCAACGCCATCAGCGACATCTACGCCATGGGCGGCAAACCGCTGATGGCCATCTCCATCTTCGGCTGGCCCATCGCCAAACTGCCCGACGAGGTTGCCCGCGAGGTGATCGAAGGAGGGCGTTCTGTCTGCGAAGCGGCGGGCATCCCGCTGGCGGGAGGCCACAGCATCGACTCCCCCGAACCCATCTTCGGCCTGGCCGTCACCGGCATCGTCGATAACGAGCACCTCAAGCGCAACAACGCTGCCGAAGCGGGCTGCGAGCTCTTCCTGACCAAGCCGATCGGCATCGGGATCCTCACGACGGCGCAGAAACAGGGCAAGATCGCACCAGGCGACATCGACCCGGCCGTCGAAGCGATGACGACGCTCAACGCCATCGGCGCCGCTATCGCCCACATGGAGGGCGTCACCGCCGTCACCGATGTCACCGGATTCGGACTGCTGGGCCACCTGGCCGAAATGGTTGAGGGCAGCGGAATCGGCGCCGTCGTCCGGTTTGACGACGTGCCGCTGCTGCCGAAAGTCAAGGAGTATCTCGCCATGGAGTGCGTCCCGGGCGGCACCCGCCGCAACTTCCAGAGCTACGGCCACAAGATCGGCCCGATGACCCCCGAGCAGCAGGATATCCTCTGCGACGCCCAGACCTCCGGCGGGCTGCTCTGTGCCGTGCGCCAGGAAGCCGTCGCCGATTTCCTGGCCCTTGCCGAAGCGGAAGGGCTCTCCCTCAAAAGCATCGGCGAGACCGTTGAACGCGGAACGCACCTGATAGATGTCGTCTGA
- a CDS encoding haloacid dehalogenase has product MPKEVQIDIPHYATLALRHVVLDYNGTLALDGTLTEAAAALLGPLCERFTVHVITSDTFGTVAEAVAPYDVTVKVLHSSDHTGEKAAYIWELGASHCAAVGNGGNDAQMLKAAALGIALVGDEGCATETLMAGDVVCRHIEDALGLLLNEKRLIATLRR; this is encoded by the coding sequence ATGCCCAAAGAAGTTCAGATCGACATCCCCCATTACGCGACGCTCGCCCTGCGCCACGTCGTCCTCGATTACAACGGGACCCTTGCCCTGGACGGCACGCTGACGGAGGCCGCGGCAGCCCTGCTGGGGCCGCTTTGCGAACGCTTCACCGTCCATGTCATCACCTCCGACACCTTCGGCACGGTCGCCGAAGCGGTCGCGCCCTACGACGTCACGGTCAAGGTGCTGCACAGCAGCGACCATACGGGAGAAAAGGCCGCTTACATCTGGGAACTCGGCGCTTCGCACTGCGCGGCGGTCGGCAACGGCGGCAACGATGCGCAGATGCTCAAAGCCGCCGCGCTGGGCATCGCCCTTGTCGGGGACGAGGGGTGCGCGACGGAGACCCTGATGGCGGGTGATGTCGTCTGCAGGCATATCGAAGATGCCCTGGGGCTGCTGCTCAACGAGAAGCGGCTGATCGCCACCCTGCGCCGCTGA
- a CDS encoding mechanosensitive ion channel domain-containing protein, translated as MRTLLLFFLLIGALQAADVNATLYESSDKPALYKALRLQIDSAQSAGTLTQAQADAERAELERLRRAAAQTPAPEEDPDALLSKTGPTLAQGYEALAAAALASVKKESAERKLRDIQSKLTFLKQTIEQITTEEKFRLRAYQLQFAYYKVQQQNLETRRDRLERYGKAVSGTLSKRLKEIRCTDADLQTEMQTADGAIDKSLQRKLAAEIALEGAELEEAARSERLTAALEKAGGDYSKALQTKLESAAKLALCMLIEAKNDTFFALLDTMDADATRLSGEVRSRFRAQNAQLRALAKAHFGVTALVVGDTLHETKVLLQRAGDTLTAPLFIFNERPISILSLLKALTILIAGFFLGAFYKRWIVRLARRWPDMSQMSMRLASNIGYYLIVFIAVIIAMGSLGIDMTSISLIAGALSIGVGFGLQTVVSNFIAGIILMFERTIRIGDTIEISDVLRGRVTDMRIRSTTVKTFDNIDIVVPNSSFIQNNVINWTLEDATRRIHIPFGVAYGTEVDAVKKAVLEELKESSLTYIRHDPEKQPEVWMVNMNSSSVDFELIVWVEWANKNRPSALRSDFLILIYNALNKHGIQIPFPQLDLYVKQLPKDGL; from the coding sequence ATGCGAACCCTTCTCCTCTTTTTCCTGCTGATCGGTGCCCTTCAGGCCGCCGACGTCAACGCCACCCTCTACGAGAGCAGCGACAAACCCGCCCTCTACAAGGCGCTGCGCCTGCAGATCGATTCGGCGCAGAGCGCAGGGACGCTGACGCAGGCCCAGGCCGACGCCGAGCGGGCCGAACTGGAGCGGCTGCGCCGCGCCGCCGCCCAGACACCCGCCCCCGAAGAGGACCCGGACGCCCTCCTGTCAAAAACCGGCCCGACGCTGGCACAGGGGTATGAAGCCCTCGCCGCAGCGGCGCTCGCCTCCGTCAAAAAGGAGAGTGCAGAGCGTAAACTGCGTGACATCCAGTCAAAACTCACCTTTTTGAAGCAGACGATCGAGCAGATCACGACCGAGGAGAAGTTCCGGCTGCGCGCCTACCAGCTTCAATTCGCCTACTATAAAGTCCAACAGCAGAATCTCGAAACCAGACGCGACCGCCTCGAACGCTACGGCAAAGCCGTATCGGGCACCCTCTCGAAGCGGCTCAAGGAGATCCGCTGCACCGATGCCGACCTGCAGACGGAGATGCAAACGGCCGATGGCGCCATCGACAAGAGCCTGCAGCGCAAGCTTGCCGCCGAAATCGCGCTGGAGGGGGCCGAACTGGAGGAGGCTGCGCGCAGCGAACGCCTGACGGCCGCCCTGGAGAAGGCCGGCGGGGATTACAGCAAGGCGCTGCAGACCAAACTGGAATCGGCTGCCAAACTGGCGCTCTGCATGCTTATCGAGGCGAAGAACGACACGTTTTTTGCCCTGCTCGATACGATGGATGCGGATGCCACACGGCTCTCAGGAGAGGTCCGCAGCCGTTTCCGCGCCCAGAATGCCCAGCTTCGCGCGCTCGCCAAGGCACACTTCGGGGTCACGGCCCTCGTGGTCGGCGACACCCTGCACGAAACGAAAGTGCTGCTGCAGCGCGCCGGCGACACCCTGACCGCCCCGCTCTTCATCTTTAACGAACGCCCCATCAGCATCCTCAGCCTCCTCAAGGCGCTGACGATCCTGATCGCGGGCTTCTTCCTGGGCGCCTTCTACAAGCGCTGGATCGTACGGCTGGCACGGCGCTGGCCGGACATGAGCCAGATGTCGATGCGCCTGGCGTCGAACATCGGCTACTACCTCATCGTCTTTATCGCCGTCATCATCGCCATGGGCAGCCTCGGCATCGATATGACCTCCATCTCCCTCATCGCCGGGGCCCTCTCCATCGGGGTCGGTTTCGGACTGCAGACGGTGGTCTCCAACTTTATCGCGGGGATCATCCTGATGTTCGAGCGCACCATCCGCATCGGGGACACCATCGAGATCAGCGACGTCCTGCGCGGGCGCGTCACCGACATGCGTATCCGCTCTACGACGGTCAAGACCTTCGACAACATCGACATCGTCGTCCCCAACTCCTCGTTCATCCAGAACAACGTCATCAACTGGACCCTCGAGGATGCAACCCGGCGTATTCACATCCCCTTCGGCGTCGCCTACGGTACGGAAGTCGATGCGGTAAAAAAGGCGGTGCTTGAAGAACTGAAAGAGAGCAGCCTGACCTACATCCGGCACGATCCCGAGAAACAGCCCGAGGTGTGGATGGTCAATATGAACAGCAGCAGCGTCGATTTCGAGCTGATCGTCTGGGTCGAGTGGGCGAACAAGAACCGCCCCAGCGCGCTGCGTTCGGACTTCCTCATCCTCATTTACAACGCCCTGAACAAACACGGCATCCAGATCCCCTTCCCGCAGCTCGACCTCTACGTCAAACAGCTGCCCAAAGACGGTTTGTAG
- a CDS encoding CorA family divalent cation transporter, with translation MPTQEPAMDGINVTINPLHLEDLRNDQHPSLFDINPDYDMLIVRLPVLGEGVQILSTGFILTEAGSYRFDREHNDFEALESRFEGPHRIIDQIIDRLLKGFNGYLERVADMEERLYADRAESDFMTQWLGLKRDILRVERVLARTTTVLAEVTEHYEPLEHFPVDHYADLHEHTDRLLRSAVHQLSKLDYIYNFHNARTNEKMNRLIYLLTVISAIFLPLNLVVGFFGMNTGGLPFADAPAGTGYAVLLMASLFLLTSIGLLLWHRRRVTPHH, from the coding sequence ATGCCAACCCAGGAGCCGGCCATGGACGGTATCAACGTCACCATCAACCCGCTGCACCTCGAAGACCTCCGCAACGATCAGCACCCCTCCCTGTTCGACATCAATCCGGACTATGACATGCTGATCGTACGACTGCCGGTGCTCGGGGAGGGCGTCCAGATCCTCTCGACCGGCTTTATCCTGACGGAAGCAGGCAGCTACCGGTTCGACAGGGAACACAACGATTTCGAAGCCCTGGAGAGCCGTTTTGAAGGCCCCCACCGCATTATCGACCAGATCATCGACCGCCTGCTCAAAGGGTTTAACGGCTATCTGGAGCGTGTCGCGGACATGGAAGAACGGCTCTATGCCGACAGGGCGGAGTCCGATTTCATGACGCAGTGGCTGGGGCTGAAGCGGGACATTCTCCGCGTCGAACGGGTCCTGGCGCGCACCACCACCGTCCTGGCCGAGGTGACGGAGCATTACGAACCGCTGGAGCACTTCCCCGTGGACCACTACGCCGACCTGCACGAGCACACCGACCGCCTGCTGCGTTCGGCCGTGCACCAGCTCTCCAAGCTCGACTACATCTACAACTTCCACAATGCCCGTACCAACGAGAAGATGAACCGTCTCATCTACCTGCTGACCGTTATCTCGGCGATCTTCCTGCCGCTGAACCTCGTCGTCGGCTTCTTCGGAATGAACACGGGCGGGCTTCCCTTTGCGGACGCCCCTGCGGGAACGGGGTACGCCGTGCTGTTGATGGCCAGCCTCTTCCTTCTGACGTCGATCGGACTGCTGCTGTGGCATCGGCGGCGGGTCACACCACACCACTGA
- a CDS encoding inositol monophosphatase family protein — translation MPRYDRLKAIAQEAGSLFLEGYHAPKEVSYKSDIDLVTQYDVAVEELLKAKLAEAFPDHTLVGEESSDDHTFPEKAIYIDPIDGTTNFVHGIPFCAISIGIWEDQQPVAGCVYNPVLEELFYAEKGKGATLNGEPIRVGDADTLTASLIATGFPYTKIEKGLDYHWVMQTMERLLPCTRDIRRLGSAAIDLCYTARGTFAGFYEINLKPWDVAAGILIVLEAGGAVSGCDGTPYTLDQRIIVASNGTIHAELVGKLGEAPAT, via the coding sequence ATGCCGCGCTACGACCGCCTGAAAGCCATCGCCCAGGAAGCGGGGAGCCTCTTTCTTGAGGGGTATCACGCCCCCAAAGAGGTCAGCTACAAGAGCGACATCGACCTCGTCACCCAGTACGACGTCGCCGTCGAGGAGCTGCTCAAAGCCAAGCTTGCCGAGGCCTTCCCCGACCACACCCTCGTCGGCGAGGAGAGCAGTGACGACCATACCTTCCCCGAAAAAGCGATCTACATCGACCCCATCGACGGCACGACCAATTTTGTGCACGGCATCCCCTTCTGCGCCATCTCCATCGGGATCTGGGAGGATCAACAGCCCGTGGCCGGCTGCGTCTACAACCCCGTCCTCGAGGAGCTCTTCTATGCCGAAAAGGGCAAAGGTGCCACGCTCAACGGTGAACCGATCCGTGTCGGCGACGCCGACACGCTGACTGCATCCCTGATTGCCACAGGATTCCCCTACACCAAGATCGAAAAAGGGCTCGATTACCACTGGGTCATGCAGACGATGGAACGGCTGCTGCCCTGCACGCGCGATATCCGCCGTCTCGGTTCGGCGGCCATCGACCTCTGCTACACGGCCAGAGGCACGTTCGCGGGCTTTTACGAGATCAACCTCAAGCCGTGGGACGTCGCGGCGGGGATCCTGATCGTCCTCGAAGCCGGCGGAGCGGTCAGCGGCTGCGACGGTACTCCCTACACACTCGATCAGCGCATTATCGTCGCCTCGAACGGCACGATCCACGCCGAACTGGTCGGGAAGCTGGGGGAAGCGCCCGCAACGTAG
- the pgm gene encoding phosphoglucomutase (alpha-D-glucose-1,6-bisphosphate-dependent) gives MNEENPMAHPDAGTQATDAQLIDLTDLIARYYELKPNPSDATQRVAFGTSGHRGSSLKSSFNEEHILAITQAVCEYRKSAGITGPLFIGRDTHALSDPAQMTAIRVCAANEVQVRIAEAEDVFTPTPVLSFAILEYNKTHADKADGIVITPSHNPPTDGGFKYNTPNGGPADTDVTAVIEKRANEILEHRLEAVHALSLETAMASEYVETYDFITPYVQALPQIVNIDAIKTAKLRIGVDPMGGTALPVYRKINKLLDLNLLIVNEKVDPSFAFMTLDHDGKIRMDCSSPYAMASMIKLRDKYDIAFGNDADADRHGIVTPHSGLMNPNHYLSVAIWYLFTHRRKKGVLKFIPFLEGKAWKDTDMGIGKTAVSSSMIDRIAKSLGAKLYEVPVGFKWFVDGLYGGDLAFGGEESAGASFLRMDSTPWSTDKDGIIMNLLAAEIRAVTGKDPGAVYEGFEAEFGKSYYARIDAVADPEQKAKLKAITPEDITAETLAGEPIVQRFSNAPGNGAALGGLKLVTENGWAAMRPSGTEDIYKIYAESFISETHLQRIQEEAQAILSDFFAR, from the coding sequence ATGAATGAGGAGAACCCTATGGCCCATCCCGATGCCGGCACCCAGGCCACCGATGCCCAGTTGATCGACCTGACCGATCTGATCGCCCGATACTATGAGCTCAAACCCAACCCGTCCGACGCGACGCAGCGGGTCGCTTTCGGGACCTCCGGCCACCGTGGAAGCTCCCTCAAGTCCAGTTTCAACGAAGAACACATCCTCGCCATCACCCAGGCCGTCTGCGAATACCGAAAAAGCGCGGGCATCACCGGGCCGCTCTTTATCGGCCGCGACACCCACGCCCTCTCCGACCCGGCCCAGATGACCGCCATCCGCGTCTGCGCCGCTAACGAGGTGCAGGTACGCATCGCCGAAGCGGAGGATGTCTTCACCCCGACCCCGGTGCTCTCCTTCGCCATCCTCGAATACAACAAGACCCACGCGGATAAGGCCGACGGTATCGTCATCACCCCGTCTCACAACCCGCCCACCGACGGCGGCTTCAAGTACAACACGCCCAACGGCGGTCCCGCGGACACCGACGTCACCGCCGTGATCGAGAAACGGGCCAACGAGATCCTCGAACACCGTCTCGAAGCGGTACATGCCCTCAGCCTGGAGACGGCGATGGCCAGCGAGTACGTCGAGACCTACGACTTCATCACCCCCTACGTCCAGGCCCTGCCGCAGATCGTCAACATCGACGCCATCAAGACGGCGAAACTGCGCATCGGCGTTGACCCGATGGGCGGAACGGCCCTGCCGGTCTACCGCAAGATCAACAAGCTGCTCGACCTGAACCTCCTGATCGTCAACGAGAAGGTCGATCCGAGCTTTGCATTCATGACCCTCGACCACGACGGCAAAATCCGCATGGACTGTTCGTCGCCCTACGCCATGGCCTCCATGATCAAACTGCGCGACAAGTACGACATCGCCTTCGGCAACGACGCCGACGCCGACCGCCACGGTATCGTCACGCCCCACAGCGGGCTCATGAACCCCAACCACTACCTCAGCGTGGCCATCTGGTACCTCTTTACACACCGCCGCAAAAAAGGGGTGCTGAAGTTCATCCCCTTCCTCGAAGGCAAAGCGTGGAAGGACACCGACATGGGCATCGGCAAAACGGCCGTTTCCAGCTCGATGATCGACCGCATTGCAAAGAGCCTCGGCGCGAAACTCTATGAAGTCCCCGTCGGCTTCAAGTGGTTCGTCGACGGCCTTTACGGCGGCGACCTCGCCTTCGGCGGGGAAGAGAGCGCGGGGGCAAGCTTCCTGAGGATGGATTCGACCCCGTGGAGCACCGACAAGGACGGCATCATCATGAACCTCCTTGCCGCCGAGATCCGCGCCGTCACGGGTAAAGACCCGGGGGCCGTCTACGAGGGCTTCGAGGCGGAGTTCGGAAAATCCTACTACGCCCGCATCGACGCCGTCGCGGACCCGGAACAGAAAGCGAAACTCAAAGCGATCACACCCGAGGACATCACCGCCGAGACCCTCGCAGGCGAGCCGATCGTACAGCGCTTCAGCAACGCCCCCGGCAACGGTGCCGCCCTGGGCGGGCTGAAACTCGTCACCGAGAACGGCTGGGCCGCCATGCGCCCGTCGGGCACGGAGGATATCTACAAGATCTACGCCGAGAGCTTCATCTCCGAAACCCACCTCCAGAGGATCCAGGAGGAGGCGCAGGCAATCCTCTCGGACTTCTTCGCCAGATAG
- a CDS encoding mechanosensitive ion channel domain-containing protein encodes MKYFLVLMLLGLQLAAAEPFWQQVVAVEAELYAPNSDANDSEAAGVDAKLDAFAGLVSALKAAPYSVENPVNPFFHPSEADARLYRLSAKIRANRDQGNSLAETRDRLAVATLKLQQRIFVFFASLAAEWTTLDTEALSKRVQDEIDQLQATGIEGDVRTAAEVTEAGEVADALRRNGAALQAHYLFYKELLDYLQLHPQSLQYRSLLQRIRLDSLLTLLNDNAVAAEINTGLRYVNTDVGRLTLFAASLLIAWMVAALLYYRVYRLMQHLITRKQDLTDEMMLNNIASIRRPLFIMILAYGLQVGLEILKHPSSSEEESTLFFFVYLATFSYIVIRLVDNLFYHFLHQRTALKNRQMRSELVNLILSIIKIVIIITALLFFLVHIGVNITGLVASLGIGGLAVALAAKDTLSNFFGLLKILSDNAFSQGDWIAAGDVEGTVVEIGFISTDIRTFDNALITVPNEKLANVPLKNYNRRKVGRRIKMHVGVTYGSDREALSRAIDEIRQMLLEHPDTVVPGEYDTEMYNRLKKREKRLISVEDKFGIKTSLMVYLDQLSASSMDILIYTFTNTVDWEEWLRIKQDIIFKIWEILDANGLAFAFPSQSLYFDKDNIRDTVEPMFKNQPEK; translated from the coding sequence ATGAAATATTTTTTGGTTCTGATGCTGCTCGGTCTGCAGCTCGCCGCGGCCGAACCGTTCTGGCAGCAGGTTGTTGCCGTCGAAGCCGAGCTTTACGCGCCGAACAGCGACGCGAATGATTCCGAAGCCGCCGGTGTCGATGCAAAACTCGACGCCTTCGCAGGCCTGGTCTCGGCCCTGAAAGCGGCCCCCTACAGCGTTGAAAACCCCGTTAACCCCTTTTTCCACCCCTCCGAAGCGGACGCCCGGCTCTACCGGCTCTCGGCGAAAATCCGCGCCAACCGCGACCAGGGAAACAGCCTGGCCGAAACCCGCGACCGCCTCGCCGTCGCGACGCTGAAGCTGCAGCAGCGCATCTTTGTCTTTTTCGCCTCCCTCGCGGCGGAGTGGACCACCCTCGATACGGAAGCGCTCTCCAAACGGGTCCAGGACGAAATCGACCAGCTCCAAGCGACCGGCATTGAGGGTGACGTCCGCACCGCCGCCGAAGTAACGGAAGCGGGGGAGGTCGCCGACGCCCTGCGCCGAAACGGCGCCGCACTGCAGGCACACTACCTTTTCTACAAGGAGCTGCTGGACTACCTCCAGCTCCACCCCCAGAGTCTCCAGTACCGCTCGCTGTTGCAGCGTATCAGGCTCGACAGCCTGCTCACGCTCCTCAATGACAACGCCGTTGCCGCCGAGATCAATACGGGCCTGCGCTATGTCAACACCGATGTCGGCCGCCTCACGCTCTTCGCCGCCAGCCTGCTGATCGCCTGGATGGTTGCCGCACTGCTCTACTACCGCGTCTACCGGCTGATGCAGCACCTCATCACCCGCAAGCAGGACCTCACCGACGAGATGATGCTCAACAACATCGCGAGCATCCGGCGGCCGCTCTTTATCATGATCCTCGCCTACGGCCTGCAGGTCGGTCTGGAGATCCTCAAACACCCGAGCAGCTCCGAAGAGGAGAGCACCCTCTTCTTCTTTGTCTACCTGGCGACGTTCAGCTACATCGTCATCCGCCTGGTCGACAACCTCTTCTACCACTTCCTGCATCAGCGCACCGCGCTCAAGAACCGGCAGATGCGCAGCGAACTGGTCAACCTTATCCTCTCGATCATCAAGATCGTCATCATCATCACCGCCCTGCTCTTCTTCCTGGTGCATATCGGCGTCAACATCACCGGTCTCGTCGCCTCGCTGGGTATCGGGGGCCTGGCGGTCGCCCTGGCGGCCAAGGATACGCTGAGCAACTTCTTCGGCCTGCTCAAGATCCTCTCGGACAACGCCTTCTCCCAGGGTGACTGGATCGCCGCGGGGGACGTTGAAGGGACCGTCGTCGAGATCGGCTTCATCAGCACCGATATCCGTACCTTCGACAACGCCCTCATCACCGTGCCGAACGAAAAGCTCGCCAACGTCCCGCTCAAGAACTACAACCGCCGCAAGGTCGGCCGCCGCATCAAGATGCATGTCGGCGTCACCTACGGTTCGGACAGGGAAGCACTGTCCAGGGCCATCGACGAAATCCGCCAGATGCTGCTGGAGCACCCCGACACCGTCGTGCCGGGCGAATATGACACCGAGATGTACAACCGCCTCAAAAAGCGCGAAAAACGCCTCATCTCCGTTGAGGACAAGTTCGGCATCAAAACGAGCCTCATGGTCTACCTCGACCAGCTCTCCGCCTCGTCGATGGATATCCTCATCTACACCTTCACCAACACCGTCGACTGGGAGGAGTGGCTGCGGATCAAACAGGACATCATCTTCAAGATCTGGGAGATCCTCGACGCGAACGGCCTCGCATTCGCCTTCCCGTCGCAGTCGCTCTACTTTGACAAAGATAACATCCGCGATACGGTGGAGCCGATGTTTAAAAATCAACCGGAAAAATAA